CGAAGTCAAGAACCTATGAGAAAGCTGGGTAATATGAAGGTTATCTGAAtatgtatcggttttgttgtgcaaagaCATGATACCCAAcaaaactgtactatctgcaagcgTATTCTCGAAATGAGATTTTAGATGTTCAGCATAAGACGTATTCTCAAAGCACCTATACAATTCGAGTTGGAATTCGCGTTCAACAGTAAAATGATTAAAAGGCAGTGTCAAATTTTCATTACAACTAgagcaatttcaatatttttgtacAGTCATTGCTTCCGATATATTTCTTACATAAATTGCATAATAGGTTTCTATGAATTATTTTAACATGATGGGAGCATGTAGCACATAAACAAGATATAAACAAATGTAAAACTACAAATAATGGgaaaaaatataaacaataatcTATACTGGTAGACTAGTTAAAAAGTCTAGTTTGCgtttgacgtcactgtcaataaaactctctacgatccttgattggttaatagcgcgtacaaGAAAGGGCGATTTCTCTGGTgccgatcagagaaaaggaaaagcagtaaatggcgaaaaattacgtacttttacaaggcaaaagcaacttttctaggcattgttgacatggtgccttcgcgaaagaaagtttcctagtatAAAAACCTAACTTttaagatggtttgtatgtttgaaggtgcaaagttAACAATAAGGCGACAGGTTtaaccgccgtgttcagcaactcatatcatcacaacacttgtaaacaaaccgtgctcgaatttgattgacagatgacgtcagacgcaaactagacgttttatctttgtttttcattatagttATGGTGTAAACACAGCAAAATATAAGGGTTTCAATTGATATATTATACTAACCTTGCATTCCAATAAAATGAACATATTCATCAAACATAATTTGCGTATTACGAACAGGCACATATACTCAATGTGATGTTGAATGCTAGAGTGTTAGACTTTAAACATATAAtttaacaaatttgaaaaatggcttACTAATCATTCTAGGATAACCTGTATTATGTCATTTTACTTCTAAAGCATTGTCTTTTTCATATTGCTGCGCTCCGTGAGTTTTGCATTGGCTATCCAGTGAAATCCATAGTGGGTCCAATATAACCACAATACTGTTTAACAAATATAAACTCCCGGCTGTATAGAAAGCCATTGCGTAGTCTCCTGTATTATCGTATACATATCCTACAAAAGAAAAGAGGTCAAAGTGAAAAAAgtagaagcaaaaaaaaaatatatatattctcgcgctacgcgcgcactttGTCAATTTTTGTGCACTTTTCCCGGTATACTGGGGACAGCTTGAaaaaaacttgggttacagtTGTGGGGGAGGGGCGTCTTTTATCCGAAGAGCCAGGGGTAGCAATCCTGTTGCCGTACCCAGGGGCCAGAGGTAaataccagcaaaatttatttctctacACCCCTTCTGAGAAAACATGAACAATGGTATAGCGACGGACCCGTGTTTAGTTTTTTGTTCATACATATATATGATTTTCATGAAGAAAAGGATGTGTATGCCCGAGGCTAGTGATGAAAatgggcttagagccagaactagctatgtccatttgttttctcaattacatgttactcatttcggcaacaagtGTACGGTTAAGTATGCCCTcgataataaatgcaagtgactttggggtatatgcatggtcactggAACAGTtggttagacgcaagtgaccatgcatataccccaaggCCACTTAAATTTTCTTCTGGAGGttagaattaaccgtccatttgttaccgaaataagtaacatgtaattgagaaaacaaatggacttAGCTatttctggctctaagccctagATATATTAAAATAAACCCCTAATTCATGCTTTACTTCATTGTTTCGGTGCGTTGCGTTACCCGTATTGCAATATCTTTCCAAAATACTGCAGTGCAGTATCACAATAAAGTTAAATTCGTTTCAACCATACACGGGATTTGCCGTGCGTTGCGCTGAGTTACGGCTGGAAATGATCGATATATCGATAAcaaggttgtttgatgtgatcgtttattaatttttctaacacaaAACACTTTTTAATGTTGAATTCTAGAACTGGACAATGCCAACAGTTATCACACTAATACACATATAATTTAACGCAATTTTAAGAGATATGTTTGTTTCTATATctaattattcatattttttttgtgataatttttattctataaactgtacattttagtgcaaactgagggcgcttattacatatattttaatttaaattagccaaataatattgcttattccttacatttcatgataaaaaggttttttttgaaaatttccttcccATTTATTAGTCTTTTTTATGTTCTAATAACATTATACGAaagtctaccccttgtaaagatgcaagcaagatttaagataaacagcgccatcattgttcaactttattttaaaatgacacaaTTTTACTTTGCATCAAACAACCGATATAACGCAACGCAGGCGCAGTGAAGCATGAATGGAcctttaaggtccgttcatactacggcGCAAATGCTTTACGGTGTGGTGCGTTATCAATACATCGAATTTTTTCCGCAACTCAACCAAACTCGTCGctgcgataccgcaatgcagtattttgcagtacgatgcagagCGGCAACGCAGTGAACCGAAAAACAATTGCGGCGTAAATAAGAACCTGGTTCTTGGTTCTTTTATTTCAATGTCATCTGTATACTTACCAATAAGGGGTATACCAGTAAGAGATGCAATGTTATAGAGTATCACCGTAATCCCAAAGGCTTTCTTCACGTGCTTCATCCCAACCACTAACCTTACGATTAACACATACATCATGTTACAAATTGACGATGTCAGTCCAAGAATCGCAGCAAACACTACCAACCATGCGTATGATCTTGCGAGCGTTCCAAGAAGGCATGATGCACCTGATATACCACCCATCAAACTAAAAAACTGACAGGGTGTAAAGATTTTCTTGTCCAATATAGGTCCACAACACAAACGTCCAATAATTCCACATATTCCCATTATTGATAGCAAAAATGCGGCATCTGGTTTTGGTATGCCTAAATTGATAGCATTTGAGACAAAGTATAGTAATGCTGCATAGTATGATAAACCCGAAAAGAATGGGGAGATAATACACATCATTGCGAACCGAACAGATAGCACAATATTGTAGGATTTTACAAAAGCTGTATAATGCTTTCTGACGCTACCAGCCACAGATAATCTGGATTTGGACGAATTCCGTGATGGCAATCCACCTATATTTTCATAACCACTGTTAGTTTTTGTCCCGTTATCTTTATCTGCCTCTTCCGCCACAGATAACCTAACTCTGGAACTCCGGGATGGTAACTTCCCTATATTTTCATCACCGTCAGTTCCCTGTACCTCATTGTCcccttttttctccttttcatCCACACACGAAGTAACTTTTGAAGGCCCCGATGGTAGCTCGCTAATATGTTCATAACCATCAGTTCCGGAATTTGTCACTGGATTCGTTTCATCTATTTCACCTAACTCTTCACAATTGCTATTGCTTGGAACAGGTCTTAATGCAATTTCATCAGATTCTGGGCCCACACCTGCCATGCTGATAGCTTCTGAAGTAGACATGCGAAACAAAGACGCGCACACACATATGTTTCCAAGTATGGCACCCAATATGGTCATAGCACCTCTCCATGAATATTCATCATTTAAATATCGCATCAATGGAGCTAATATGAATATTCCCAAACTTGAGCCTGAAAAGCCAATTCCGTTTGCTAGGGCGATTCTTTCCTTGAAATAGTACCCTAAAACGACAATAGAGTTTGTGAAGGCAACTCCGATGCCGAATCCTGAAGAAGAAACCAAGACATTGAGAAATTTAACTTGTTAATGATCATTTGGTAATCAAAACATTGATCGTTTGATTGTTTATGGATTGTCTCCAAATTCCCACGTTAATTTTTAACGggtaatatttcaaaatttggacttgtGTGGAAGTCCAAACCATTTTAAAGTGTGCTACCAAGCAACGTGTACTTTGAACTTGTAAGTTAGCCATGTGTAACGTGGAGGTAAAAAGGAATCTGTTGATCTATGGTTAACCTTTAACGAGTGCTGACTCCAACGTGACACGTGGACACGTTAAAAGTAACGTGGGAATGTGGAGACGTTCCCTTACTAATACCCTTACAAAATTGATTTTTCATGTCGGGATGACACGTGTAACGTGAAGGTAAAGTGGAGTCCATCAACCTTTAATGAGTGCTGACTCTAACATGACACGTTGTAGACACGTTAGAAGTAACGTGGGAATTTGGAGACGTTCCCTTACTAATACCCTTACAGAATTGATTTTTCAGGTCACGATGACACTATTaaaattgaagacagagataaaagggAATagcttgcgtctgacgtcactgtcaatcaaattccctacgatcatTGATTGgtaaatagcgcgtaaaaggaaggtcgatttatctggtgccgagcggagaaaaggaatagcagaaaatggcgaaaaatacgtacttttacaaagcaacttttctaggcattgttgacatggttccttcgcgaaaaaaagtttccaactataaagacctaacttttgagatggtttgtatgtttgaaggtgtaaaattaacaataaggcgcccggttttaccatcgcgttcagcaactcatatcatcacgacacttgtaaacaaccgtgctcgagtttgatcgacagatgacgtcagacgtaaactagtctttttatctctgtcttccattaTAACATAACACAAGGATGCTAAACGTTAACTCATTtttattaaatcatttttacTGTATTCATCAAaagaagaaaacatgcaaaaccaTGAAATCCATACCGATCTTACATAGCAAATCCAAAatctttttaaaacgttttaaacaggttatagttggggttttggtttaggtaaaaacgttttaataatatcatttaaataaaggtcatgaaaatgctttaaaatgttttgtatgaaaacacgctacaaaaatatgttttcaaaatgttattgtaaaatattttgtgcaaacattttttgctaaatattttgtcagctcttaaataacatgttagaatACCTGTTTTAATCTTTTGAAAccacaaaacaaagcaaatacaaaaactaaaacaaaaacgATTTAACAtttaaccctctccacacgggacggcagacgaaaaaaaaaacttaataaactgtttttaaacatattaaaatatattaatgGCTATTATAGGCTTGTAGGTAGTGTTCATTTATTAACACATAAACACATAAAATTAACACTCCTTAACTTCACTGCATAACGGCTATAATTATAGACAGTATATACCTAACGTGTTCAAGCGTATTTATTAAGTTTTTTCTCTGTTGCCTTTTGCAGTATAGGCCTGCCAATTGAAAGGTTACCTATAAATGCCATGACCAAATATAGATGTACTACTTCAGTAATCCATTCAGAACACGAAAGTGATATGGCCACTATCATTCCGCCGAGAAAACCCTGCCATCGACAGCTAACACAAGCACTTATTACACTAGAAAAGAGACCTGTGAGGTAACTAATATTAATAAGCACACGATTCATGAGAAAAGATTTAAAAAGGAAAACAAGCAGACAGGCAGGCATGCAGCATGGCATaaagaaaggcagaaagaaaGCAAAAATAAAAGCAGAAATACATTAGGAAAGGCATAAAGTTCAAACGACATAACGGTAGATATATAGAAAGtcaaaaagaaagaacaaaaaaggtATAATGAAATGGCAGAGAAAGGCAGAACGAAAGGGGAAATAAAGGAAAGGAGGCGGAACAAAAGAAGGGCAGAACACAAGGCAGAAAAAATAATGCAGATCGAAAGGACGAAAGCATGGAAGAAAACATGGAAGATAGAAAGACAGAACAAACGCCAATAAAATAGGCAGAAAGAAAAGTAAAAAGAGAGGAAGGGGAAGAACGAAGGCATAAAGAAAGGCAGAAGAAAAACTGGAAGAACGAAAGGTAGAGCGTAAGGTAAACAGAACGGCAGAAAGAAAGGCGGGAAAGAAAAGCAGTACGTAAAACGGAAGAAAGACGTAAAAGCCGTAAGACGTGAGAAAGAAAGGCGGTAAAGAAAAGCAGTACGTAAGACGGGAGAAAGAAAGGCGGGAAAGAATTATAGGGAAGAAAGGCATAACGAAGggtagaaagaaaagaaaaaacaaaagatacaaacgaaaacaaaacaggcggaaaatagtataaaaaaaGAAGGCAAAGCACAAgatggaaaggaaagaagaaagagagaACTAATAATTACAAAAAGAAAGacaaagggaaagaagaaagaaagccagaacaaaaggtagaaagaaactagaaaggcagaaagaaagatagaaagacgGTAAGAAAAATCTCAAAGGCATAGCAAAAGGTAAAAAAGAGCGGAAACAGAGTCACGAAAGTAAAAACAAGAAAAAGGGAAAGAGAAATAACGGGTATATATACGAGAAAGAGAAATTAAACAAATTGGGAACGAGAAAAATGAAGTAAATCGTTTTGAGGCAACTGAAACTAATCAaacaaatcatcatcatcatcatcatcatcatcatcatcatcatcatcttcatcatcatcatcatcatcatcatcatcttcatcaccttcatcatcatcatcaatctgAATTTGAATGTAATCTTCCTCAttttcaaaacaatatttttcctTTTACCTGATATACCAAACCCAGCAAGAGCCAATGAACTACTCCATCCTGCAGTCTGGGCATTAATGCCAAAATCTAACTGCCATTCTATGAAGAAAACACCTATACACTGAATGAAGCCGACCGTCAGAATCATATTTATGTAAACGCCAAAAAGTACGACCCAACTCCATCCTCTGTCCATTGAAGTTTCCATGTCTGTTAATGTGTTTGCTCTATTTGAGAataaaattaaagccataatgtatgatttgctccatagcgacgccctcaatttttctcgaatttctactttcagcatgattgtaatgcccagtgaTGTACTCAActaccacgtgaaagactaagcctgaagtgctttaattacagcaatccgagttcaccgatcgagtatTGGCTAAACACATcgaatacatgtatatcattgaatcattggatcggtgacgtataaactgtatgcatatctctattcgtcttacgtcttgattgtacatcccagctgcgtgacgctccgccaataatcatgacaataatacgatcggcgagctaatacacgcattgtaggcactggatgaataaatagcaattttttttatttgtttggctcgaaataaaAAGGGGACAATGCGATCAGTAGATATCAGTGacaactaacatttaaataggaatctattctttatgcaaatcacacattacagCTTTAAGGTAAAGAACACACAATTTAATAAACATATAAACACTAATTAAATGCATTTAATGCATTTAATGCACCAGATCCCCAAAATACAAATACCTACAAAAACAACCATGcagattaaacaaaataaatatattgccaATATCTGTTAATGTAAACTCAATGTCAGGCATAAtgctgtgattgccggagacttcctttaaccaTGGAACTACTAGAGATTTCCatgctttaagggatggggtatgaacgtttggacagtatttattttgggacattagagcacatcagacatatcgaattgcattctgaatacgaaaaatgtcattctgatatcaaataattttgattttttgaaattcgcaatttaatacacattttattgcaaatcattaaaattgatatttttgatatttaacagtacttgaagtaaactttataaatctgattatttatacttgaagtgtatgtaggtgggatgaaaagccgacgatcaattgaaattttgacctttcgtattgaagatatggatttttttcccaaaacaccaaaaaaaaattaggtctttttgggaaaaaatccatatcttcaatatgaaaggtcaaaattttcaattgaccgtcggcttttcctccctgctacatacactttaagaatatatcattagatttatataatttacttcgaggactgttatatatcaaaaatttgaaaaatatcaaattttaataatttgtcataaaatttgtattatattgtgattttcaaaaaatgaaaattatttgatatcagaaagacatgcttcgtatttagaatgcaattcgataggtctgaggtgctctcatgtcccacaaaaaatactgtcgaaacccaataaacgctcattttagatcccttaacgaaAATGAAAATCATGACGATAAAAAGTATGGCAGAGCCTTATACGGGAaggtggggtaatcccgaacacaTGGTTTTCATGTTTTATAATAGCAAAACAAGGTTTTACGTAACGAGCAGGGAAAGTATCCGCGTTCGGGATTAGGCCTACCCCGTGCCCATTGGGGAACCCAGGCCGTTAGTTTATCAAACGTCGATCAAAGCATTC
Above is a window of Amphiura filiformis chromosome 7, Afil_fr2py, whole genome shotgun sequence DNA encoding:
- the LOC140157494 gene encoding monocarboxylate transporter 12-B-like; translated protein: METSMDRGWSWVVLFGVYINMILTVGFIQCIGVFFIEWQLDFGINAQTAGWSSSLALAGFGISGLFSSVISACVSCRWQGFLGGMIVAISLSCSEWITEVVHLYLVMAFIGFGIGVAFTNSIVVLGYYFKERIALANGIGFSGSSLGIFILAPLMRYLNDEYSWRGAMTILGAILGNICVCASLFRMSTSEAISMAGVGPESDEIALRPVPSNSNCEELGEIDETNPVTNSGTDGYEHISELPSGPSKVTSCVDEKEKKGDNEVQGTDGDENIGKLPSRSSRVRLSVAEEADKDNGTKTNSGYENIGGLPSRNSSKSRLSVAGSVRKHYTAFVKSYNIVLSVRFAMMCIISPFFSGLSYYAALLYFVSNAINLGIPKPDAAFLLSIMGICGIIGRLCCGPILDKKIFTPCQFFSLMGGISGASCLLGTLARSYAWLVVFAAILGLTSSICNMMYVLIVRLVVGMKHVKKAFGITVILYNIASLTGIPLIGYVYDNTGDYAMAFYTAGSLYLLNSIVVILDPLWISLDSQCKTHGAQQYEKDNALEVK